In Pirellulales bacterium, the genomic window GTCGATTCAGCGGGAGCGGTTGTGCCAGCGGAACGATCATTGCCGGGGGATCGACCGATGCGTATCAATCGATGGGCGAATCGTATACACCATCGGGCGGCCCTGTCATTCCGGGAGGAAGCGCCCCCGCTCCGAATCCGTGGGCGTACCGATTCCCAATTCCTCCGGCTGGCCAACAGCCGGAAAACTGCCAAAATGGGATTAACGAAGGAGAAGAAAAAGGTGGCACGCCCGGGATGTTTGCTGCCGGTTATGGGGTAGCATATCGAATTAAAGATTGCACTGACGGCACCTCCAGCACTTTTTTGCTGGGGGAGCAGTTGCCGGCGATCTCGTTACATCAAATGTTATTTCACAGCCATTTGAATATTGGGACAGAATATTATCCTCCGAACTATAACGAGATTTTTCCAGGGGCCATGCACAATGGCGTGGCGACCACGGGCATTCAAAACCAGGCTAATTATTTTAGCGGCACGGGCACCACCACTGACGCCGGACCCGGCTACAAAAGCGAACACAAAGGCGGGGTGAACATGGGCATGGTGGACGGCAGCGCCCGCTTCATCACGGATACGATTGATTATAAGTTATGGGTTTATTTGGGCGACCGCAAAGACGGCCAAGGCATTGAGATCCCTTAATGAAACGTGTTTGTTTAGCTGTGCTAAATTATCGCCTTCAAATCGCCTTGTTAAGTTGCTTGGCTTTCATAGCTGGTTGCGGCAGCGGTTCTGGCGCGATACCAGTGCATGGGGCAGTAACTATGGATGGCAAGCCGCTGGGAGGTGGCGTAATTATTTTTCAGCCTAATAATGTCAGTTCCAAAATGCCTAACCGCGTTGCCCAGGGAACGATTCAATCCGACGGCACGTATGCATCGTTGAGTTCATTCCAAGCGGACGATGGTGCATTGCCCGGCGAATACACTGTAGTTATTACTACCCTACCACCGACCGTGTCGTTCGACCAATTCACCAAGACACCCCCACCTCCTGCAGGCCCCAAAATTCCTGCTATTTATCAGGATCCTGCGCGCTCTCCGCTGAAAGCTACCGTCCCGTCAAGTGGCGGCGCGCAGGAGATTAACTTTGAAATGAAAAGCTCTTAACTGCGCCACGAATACGACGTTTGTCAGCGCCACAGCGCCCATGTCATCTGAATCTGCTGGCCGAGTGAGCAAATTTGCTATGTGATGTCGTGCTGCACCTATCCTGGTGTCGATTCACGAAGTTCTTGATCAACCGCCAAGGCGAAATGATCCGGCGATACATGCGGCTTTGAAACTTGAATCTGGCGGAGAAGCTTTGATTCGAATGATGGATTCTCTAATTTCAGGTTTCCACGCAATGCTGGCACGGCAAACTCGCCGTAGATTTTTCAGTTTAACGGGTGCGACTCTCCGAGCGGCGTGGCGGCCGCCTTTGGCCTTGTATGAACGCTGGCAATGACGTAATCTTTTAGCCCGTCGAGTGTTATCTACGGGATTAAGCATTCCGCGCGTCAAGGAAGACAATTCGTCATGTTGCACGAATCGCAGCCGGCAAGCGCCACGGGGCCGGTACCCATTGCCAGCCCGGCGCTTTCCGATTGTTTTCTACCGCTGCCGAACCAGCCAACCGTGGCGGAACCGAATTCGGGGCAGCCGTTGGCGACGGCGCTGCGCCAGGCGATTTTTCGCACGCAACAATGGTTGCTGGCTCAACAACAGCCCGATGGATTTTGGGTTGCCGAGCTGGAAGGGGACACCATTTTAGAAAGCGAATTTCTGTTGCTGCTGGCCTTTTTGGGTGAAGAGCAATCGCCGTTGGCGAGAAAGTGCGCTCGCCATTTGTTGGAGAAGCAAATGGCGGACGGCGGTTGGACGCAGTATCCCGGCGGTCAAGTCGACATTAGCGCCAGCGTGAAAGCATATTTCGCGCTTAAGCTGACCGGGCACGATCCAGCGGCCCATTACATGCAACGTTCCCGGGCGGCAATTATGGCCGGCGGCGGGGCGGACGCGGTGAACAGCTTCACCCGATTTTATTTGGCGCTATTGGGACAAATTCCGTACGAGGCATGTCCCAACGTGCCGCCGGAATTTTTGCTTCTGCCGTCGTGGTTTCCGGTTAATTTGTATTCCATCAGCGCCTGGTCCCGCACCATATTGGTTCCGCTGTCGATTATGTCGGCGTTTCAACCGATTCGGCAAATCGAACCGGAGCGAGGCATCCGCGAGCTGTTTTTGCGCGACCCGTTGACGTGGCCTTACCCGCGCTGCCCAGGACTGAAATCAAGCCGGCGGCTGGTCAGTTGGGATCGTTTTTTTCACGCCACCGACAAGGCGTTCAAGTATTTGCAGCGGCATAGTTTGACTCCGCTGCGGCGGTTCGCCGTGAATAGCGCCAAACAATGGATGGTGGAGCGGTTTAACGGCAGCGAGGGCTTAGGGGCCATCTTCCCGCCCATGGTGTGGGCCATTGTGGCCCTGCGTGCGCTGGGATTTGATGAGAACAGCTCGGAAATGCAGTATTGCCGGCAGCGATTGTGGGGCTTAGTCATCGAAGACGAAACCTCCGCCCGTCTGCAACCGTGCAAATCGCCGGTGTGGGATACCGCGCTGACGTTGCGGGCGTTGGCCGACAGCGGACTGGACGGGCAGCACCCGGCGGTGGAGCGCGGCATTCATTGGCTGCTCGCGCAAGAAATACGGACCCGAGGCGATTGGTCGCGGAGCGTGAAGGCGCAGCCCGGCGGGTGGTGCTTCGAATTTGCCAATGCGTATTACCCCGATCTGGACGATACGGCGATGGTGGTGATGGCGTTGCACGAATCGGATCAAAACCCGGCCCTCACTGAGACCGCTTTGCCGCCGAATTTGCGTTTGATTGCCGACGCCACTGCTCCGAGCATGCCCGACGCCCGCCGCCAAGCGCTGTTGCGGGACGATATTGCCGGCGCCACGCAGCGTGCCACGCACTGGATGCTGGCCATGCAAAACCGGGACGGCGGGTGGGGCGCATTCGATCGCAACAACACGGCGGAATTCCTGTGCCATGTGCCGTTCGCCGATCACAACGCGATGATCGATCCCAGTTCGCCCGATTTAGCAGGCCGAGTGTTGGAATCGCTTTCCGGTCGGGGCCGTCGCCTGGGCGACGTGGCGATCGATCGGGCGGTGGCTTATCTGCGGCAGGTGCAGGAAGCCGACGGCAGTTGGTTCGGCCGCTGGGGCGTGAACTACATTTATGGAACGTGGCAATCGCTGACGGGATTGGAGGCGGTGGGCGTGCCGCATGACGACCCGGCCATTGTCGCCGGCTCGCAATGGCTGATTGCCCATCAGCAGCCTTCGGGCGGATGGGGTGAATCGGCCGACAGCTACGCCTATCCAAACTTGCGCGGTCAGGGGCGGGAAACGGCCTCGCAAACCGCTTGGGCAGTGATGGGCTTAATTGCCGCCGGACGCCACAATCATCCGGCTGCATTGCGGGGCGTGAACTATTTGCTCGCGCATCAAAATGTGGACGGCACGTGGGATGAAACGGAATTCACGGGCACCGGCTTCCCGCGAGTGTTTTATTTGCGCTATCACTATTACCGGATTTATTTCCCGCTGATGGCGCTAGCGCGTTGGGCCAAAGCGGCGGGCAAAACGGACGAGACATCGTAGAAATCGAACCGTCGTGCTTGGGCACGGCTAAACCAAAGCGAGTTGTCATGGCAGTGCCCCTTTCGCAAATGTGGACCGTCGCCTCGTATGTGATGCGAAAGAAGCTGCGCGGCGAGGAGCGGTATGCGTTGGTGTTGATGTTGGAACCGCTGTTGCGTTGCAACCTGGCCTGTGCGGGCTGCGGGAAGATTCAGCATCCGCCGGAAATTTTGCGGCGGCAGTTGACGCCGGAGCAATGCTTCCGTGCCGCCGAAGAATGCGGCGCGCCCATCGTTTCCATTCCCGGCGGCGAGCCGCTGTTGCATCCGCAAATCGACGAAATTGTCGCCGGCCTGGTCGCCCGCAAAAAGTACGTTTATTTGTGCACCAACGCCATCAAGTTGGAAGAATCGCTGTCGAAGTTCACCCCGTCGAAGTATTTTTCGTTTTCGATTCACCTGGACGGCCCACGGGAAGAGCACGACGCCGCCGTTTGCCGCGCCGGCATTTACGACGTGGCCGTGAAGGCGATTCAGTCTGCGCTGAACTCCGGTTTTCGGGTAACCACCAACACCACACTGTTTAACGACGCCAACCCCCAGCGGCTGCGCGAATTTTTCGACACGCTGATGGATTTGGGCGTAGAAGGCATGATGCTCTCGCCCGGCTACAGTTACGCCAAAGCGCCCGATCAGGATCATTTTTTGCCTCGTGAAAACACCGTGCGTCTGTTTCAACGGCTGCTGGAGAAAGCGCCGCGGCGGTGGCGGTTCAATCAATCGCCGCTGTTTTTGGAGTTTTTGCGCGGCAATTGGGAGCTGGAATGCACGCCCTGGGGAAATCCCACGTACAACGTGTTCGGCTGGCAAAAGCCTTGTTATTTGCTGGACGAAGGCTACGTGCAAACGTTTCAGGAATTGCTCGACACGACCGATTGGAAAGCTTACGGCCGGGCCAGCGGCAATCCGCATTGCCAAGATTGCATGATGCATTGCGGTTACGAACCGACGGCCGTCAGTGAAACATTTGGTTCGCTGCGCGGCATGTGGGCTGCGGCAAGATCGGTGGTGTTTGGACAGCGGCCGCAGCTAAAGCCGGCGGCACTGGCAGCCGGCAGTGGCGAACACGCAAAACCATTGCTTCCAGTGCTTTCCACAACCGGGGATGGAAAATCGGTTTGCCGCAGCGGCGGCTGCAATTCGGCGGAGGTGAATCTGATCCCCACGACCGCCCTCTCCCAACCAACGCCCAACGGCCACCATCATCCGCATGATGAAATGCGCCCTTCTCCCGTGCTAACGGCTCGGTAATTTATCGGCGGCATCTGCTAAAATCGCGGTTAGTTGATATGATTTTTGCTAATCGCGGAGCCGCCCGCCTGTCGTGGTTGCAACCCGCATTTTGACCTACCGCGTGGACACATCGATGTTGCTTGCCGAACCGCCGCCCAATCCGTGGGATTTGCACTTTAAGTTGTTGGGCATTCCGGTGCGCATTACGCCGTGGTTTTGGCTGGCGAATGTGGTACTAGGATGGAGCTTCGCATCATCCTTGGCAAAAAGCTCGCAGGGGGCTTTAACGGTCGGTACGGCGCTGCTGATGTGGACCGCGGTGGTGCTGATATCGATTATCGCTCACGAATTTGGACACGCGTTTGCATTCCGTTTTTATGGAATTCATTCGCATGTGGTGTTGTATCATTTTGGCGGCATTGCCGTGCCGGACAGCAGCTTCGATTTTGGCCGGCGGATGCACCTGGGGTCGGTACAACAGATTGTGATTGCAGCCGCCGGGCCCGCTGCCTCGCTGGCATTGGGGGCGGTGTTTGTGGGCATTGTTTACTTTGGCGGCTTTTACGTACCCAACCCACTTCCTTTTATCCATCCGTTCGCTTTTCTGTTGGAGGGCGAACGCGTGCCCTCCGTGGCATTACAAGGTTTGTTGTATGCAATTTTGTTTGTCAATATAGGATGGGCCTTGATGAATTTGCTTCCTGTCTATCCGCTCGATGGCGGGCAAATTTCACGGGAAATGTTTACGCTAGGGCAGCCCCGCGAAGGGATTCGAAATTCTTTGATTCTTTCCATCTTGGTTGCCGGAGCTGTGGCAGTTTGGGCATTGTCGAAGCAAGACACCTTTTTGGCAATCATGTTCGGCATGCTGGCTTATTCCAGCTTTATGACCTTGCAAGCCTACATGGGTCGCGGCGGA contains:
- a CDS encoding DUF1559 domain-containing protein; this encodes MFSLRNARKPACRAPRNRGFVRAAQAKHSAFTLVELLVVIAIIGILIALLLPAIQAARESARRTQCLNNVKQIALAMLNFHSANKIFPAGAYCNSSATGCDKIYGCQNWWTHLMPFMEEGAEYRSMDLTQLTINGPNPAAILNRVFPNMMCPSDEFAGLQGQGRFSGSGCASGTIIAGGSTDAYQSMGESYTPSGGPVIPGGSAPAPNPWAYRFPIPPAGQQPENCQNGINEGEEKGGTPGMFAAGYGVAYRIKDCTDGTSSTFLLGEQLPAISLHQMLFHSHLNIGTEYYPPNYNEIFPGAMHNGVATTGIQNQANYFSGTGTTTDAGPGYKSEHKGGVNMGMVDGSARFITDTIDYKLWVYLGDRKDGQGIEIP
- a CDS encoding prenyltransferase/squalene oxidase repeat-containing protein, with translation MLHESQPASATGPVPIASPALSDCFLPLPNQPTVAEPNSGQPLATALRQAIFRTQQWLLAQQQPDGFWVAELEGDTILESEFLLLLAFLGEEQSPLARKCARHLLEKQMADGGWTQYPGGQVDISASVKAYFALKLTGHDPAAHYMQRSRAAIMAGGGADAVNSFTRFYLALLGQIPYEACPNVPPEFLLLPSWFPVNLYSISAWSRTILVPLSIMSAFQPIRQIEPERGIRELFLRDPLTWPYPRCPGLKSSRRLVSWDRFFHATDKAFKYLQRHSLTPLRRFAVNSAKQWMVERFNGSEGLGAIFPPMVWAIVALRALGFDENSSEMQYCRQRLWGLVIEDETSARLQPCKSPVWDTALTLRALADSGLDGQHPAVERGIHWLLAQEIRTRGDWSRSVKAQPGGWCFEFANAYYPDLDDTAMVVMALHESDQNPALTETALPPNLRLIADATAPSMPDARRQALLRDDIAGATQRATHWMLAMQNRDGGWGAFDRNNTAEFLCHVPFADHNAMIDPSSPDLAGRVLESLSGRGRRLGDVAIDRAVAYLRQVQEADGSWFGRWGVNYIYGTWQSLTGLEAVGVPHDDPAIVAGSQWLIAHQQPSGGWGESADSYAYPNLRGQGRETASQTAWAVMGLIAAGRHNHPAALRGVNYLLAHQNVDGTWDETEFTGTGFPRVFYLRYHYYRIYFPLMALARWAKAAGKTDETS
- the hpnH gene encoding adenosyl-hopene transferase HpnH — encoded protein: MAVPLSQMWTVASYVMRKKLRGEERYALVLMLEPLLRCNLACAGCGKIQHPPEILRRQLTPEQCFRAAEECGAPIVSIPGGEPLLHPQIDEIVAGLVARKKYVYLCTNAIKLEESLSKFTPSKYFSFSIHLDGPREEHDAAVCRAGIYDVAVKAIQSALNSGFRVTTNTTLFNDANPQRLREFFDTLMDLGVEGMMLSPGYSYAKAPDQDHFLPRENTVRLFQRLLEKAPRRWRFNQSPLFLEFLRGNWELECTPWGNPTYNVFGWQKPCYLLDEGYVQTFQELLDTTDWKAYGRASGNPHCQDCMMHCGYEPTAVSETFGSLRGMWAAARSVVFGQRPQLKPAALAAGSGEHAKPLLPVLSTTGDGKSVCRSGGCNSAEVNLIPTTALSQPTPNGHHHPHDEMRPSPVLTAR
- a CDS encoding site-2 protease family protein; the protein is MLLAEPPPNPWDLHFKLLGIPVRITPWFWLANVVLGWSFASSLAKSSQGALTVGTALLMWTAVVLISIIAHEFGHAFAFRFYGIHSHVVLYHFGGIAVPDSSFDFGRRMHLGSVQQIVIAAAGPAASLALGAVFVGIVYFGGFYVPNPLPFIHPFAFLLEGERVPSVALQGLLYAILFVNIGWALMNLLPVYPLDGGQISREMFTLGQPREGIRNSLILSILVAGAVAVWALSKQDTFLAIMFGMLAYSSFMTLQAYMGRGGGWR